Proteins from a genomic interval of Anas platyrhynchos isolate ZD024472 breed Pekin duck chromosome 4, IASCAAS_PekinDuck_T2T, whole genome shotgun sequence:
- the FOXI3 gene encoding forkhead box protein I3, which produces MSAGELQQAQPRPSAPAAAPVPPQPRSAQEAPEMAVYCGENFSVYPQPSLHPPGAAAAAAAAAAAAAAAAASSGQRAGGYGLGDYGAPANAGYLWGMNSPAPYLQGPPPGSAAAAAAAAAAPFLPPGSYGCSRGGQLVGSPPAPGSPSAGGAELSWLSLASQEELLKLVRPPYSYSALIAMAIQSAPERKLTLSHIYQYVAENFPFYKRSKAGWQNSIRHNLSLNDCFRKVPRDEDDPGKGNYWTLDPNCEKMFDNGNFRRKRKRRSEPNTPASASAASSLGALKTEEERPIAAGGKPCGTSPPPELDPSPSARDHPKSSSPSGIISSTPSCLSTFFSGMSSLSGGGGRLTGGLSSDLHHRNFSAGQLSSGTFTPSSSSSQEVPSPEQLQRVAGPSPAYYSSFHPSSGSQGAQYNHYYNFTVNSLIYTRDGTEV; this is translated from the exons ATGAGCGCCGGTGAGTTGCAGCAGGCGCAGCCCAGACCCTCGGCGCCGGCAGCCGCCCCGGTGCCCCCTCAACCCCGCAGCGCTCAGGAAGCCCCCGAGATGGCGGTGTACTGCGGAGAAAACTTCAGCGTctacccccagcccagcctccacccgcccggcgccgccgccgccgccgccgctgccgcggccgccgccgccgccgccgccgcctcgtcGGGGCAGCGGGCGGGGGGCTACGGGCTGGGGGATTACGGGGCTCCCGCTAACGCCGGCTACCTGTGGGGCATGAACAGCCCCGCTCCCTACCTGCAGGGCCCCCCGCCGGGCTCCGCAGCGGCTGCAGCAGCGGCAGCCGCGGCTCCTTTCTTGCCGCCGGGCTCGTACGGCTGCTCGAGGGGCGGGCAGCTGGTGggctcccccccggcccccgggtCGCCGTCGGCGGGCGGCGCGGAGCTGAGCTGGCTGAGCCTGGCcagccaggaggagctgctgaagcTGGTGAGGCCGCCTTATTCCTACTCGGCGCTGATCGCCATGGCCATCCAGAGCGCCCCCGAGAGGAAGCTGACCCTCAGCCACATCTACCAGTACGTGGCCGAGAACTTCCCCTTCTACAAGCGCAGCAAGGCGGGCTGGCAGAACAGCATCCGCCACAACCTCAGCCTCAACGACTGCTTCCGAAAGGTGCCCCGCGACGAGGACGACCCCG GGAAAGGAAACTATTGGACCTTAGATCCCAACTGCGAGAAGATGTTTGACAATGGGAACTTCCGCCGCAAACGCAAGCGGCGCTCGGAGCCCAACACCCCTGCGAGCGCGTCTGCAGCCTCCTCTCTCGGGGCCctgaaaacagaggaagaacGACCCATTGCAGCTGGAGGCAAACCGTGTGGAACCAGCCCACCCCCGGAGCTGGACCCTTCGCCTTCCGCCAGGGACCATCCGAAAAGCTCCTCTCCCTCCGGTATCATTTCATCCACCCCCAGCTGCCTCAGCACCTTCTTCAGCGGCATGAGCTCCCTGAGCGGCGGAGGCGGCCGGCTGACAGGGGGGCTGAGCAGTGACCTGCATCACAGGAACTTCTCTGCTGGACAGCTGAGCAGTGGCACTTTCACCCCTTCCAGCAGCTCTTCTCAGGAGGTGCCTTCGCCAGAACAGCTGCAGCGAGTTGCAGGACCTTCCCCTGCCTACTACAGCTCCTTCCACCCCAGCAGCGGCAGCCAGGGAGCCCAGTACAACCACTACTACAACTTCACGGTTAACAGCCTCATCTACACCCGGGATGGAACAGAGGTGTAG